Proteins encoded in a region of the Gemmatimonadota bacterium genome:
- a CDS encoding exo-alpha-sialidase, whose amino-acid sequence MSGVRVLVGTRKGAFVLTADGKRDKWHVAGPHFPGWEAYHIKGSPVNPDRIYASQTSAWFGQLIQRSDDGGVTWNPVGNTFAYDGDPGTHQWYDGTPHPWEFKRVWHLEPSLTDPDTVYAGVEDAALFKSTDGGENWTELSGLRHHGSGPKWAPGAGGMCLHTIILDPTNPDRIYIAISAAGAFRTDDGGKTWKAITKGLSSLYIPDPTAEVGHCVHHIAMHPSRPDVLFMQKHWDVMRSDNAGDLWHEISGNLPTDFGFVIDVHAHEPETIYVVPIKSDAEHFPLDGKLQVFRSRSGGNEWEALTKGLPQSDCYVNVLRDAMAVDSLEGCGVYFGTTGGQVYASKDGGDHWEAIVRDLPPVLSIEVQTLG is encoded by the coding sequence ATGAGCGGAGTCCGTGTCCTGGTGGGAACCCGGAAGGGCGCCTTTGTCCTGACGGCCGATGGCAAGCGCGACAAATGGCACGTCGCCGGGCCGCACTTTCCTGGCTGGGAGGCCTATCACATCAAGGGCTCCCCGGTGAACCCGGATCGAATCTATGCCTCGCAGACCTCGGCGTGGTTCGGGCAGCTGATCCAGCGTTCCGATGATGGCGGCGTTACCTGGAATCCGGTCGGCAACACGTTCGCCTACGACGGCGACCCCGGCACCCATCAATGGTACGACGGCACCCCGCATCCGTGGGAGTTCAAGCGCGTGTGGCATCTCGAGCCCTCGCTCACCGACCCCGACACCGTCTACGCCGGGGTCGAGGATGCGGCGCTCTTCAAGTCGACCGACGGTGGCGAGAACTGGACCGAACTCTCGGGGCTGCGCCACCACGGCTCCGGACCGAAGTGGGCGCCCGGGGCGGGCGGAATGTGCCTCCACACCATCATCCTCGACCCGACCAATCCCGACCGCATCTACATCGCGATCTCGGCAGCCGGAGCGTTTCGCACCGATGATGGCGGCAAGACGTGGAAGGCGATCACCAAGGGACTCAGCTCGCTGTACATCCCTGACCCGACGGCCGAGGTGGGGCACTGCGTGCACCATATCGCGATGCATCCCTCGCGCCCCGACGTGCTCTTCATGCAGAAGCACTGGGACGTCATGCGCAGCGACAACGCCGGCGACCTCTGGCACGAGATCAGCGGCAATCTGCCCACTGATTTCGGATTCGTGATCGATGTCCACGCGCACGAGCCCGAGACGATTTACGTGGTGCCGATCAAGAGTGACGCCGAGCACTTTCCGCTCGATGGCAAGCTGCAGGTCTTCCGCAGCCGGAGCGGCGGCAACGAGTGGGAGGCACTGACGAAGGGGTTGCCGCAGTCGGACTGCTACGTCAACGTGCTGCGTGATGCGATGGCGGTCGATTCGCTCGAGGGGTGCGGGGTCTACTTCGGCACGACGGGTGGCCAGGTCTACGCCTCGAAGGATGGCGGCGATCACTGGGAGGCGATCGTGCGCGACTTGCCGCCGGTGCTCTCGATCGAAGTCCAGACGCTCGGATGA
- a CDS encoding OsmC family protein, whose amino-acid sequence MAEYTASLLWTRGDDLFTDNRYSRRHLLSFDGGAQVPGSASPLHVRPPFSDPAAVDPEEAFVSALSSCHMLTFLYLAVKRGFRVDRYADTAVGVMAKESDGREWISVVTLHPEVTFSGERHPSRAEIDELHHASHGECYIANSVKTDVRCEAVYPDRESRG is encoded by the coding sequence ATGGCCGAATACACCGCCTCCCTGCTCTGGACCCGCGGCGACGATCTCTTCACCGACAATCGTTATTCGCGCCGGCACCTGCTCTCCTTCGATGGTGGAGCGCAGGTGCCGGGCTCGGCGTCGCCGTTGCACGTGCGCCCGCCGTTCTCCGATCCCGCCGCGGTCGACCCCGAAGAAGCGTTCGTCTCGGCGCTCTCGAGCTGTCACATGCTCACCTTCCTCTACCTCGCCGTGAAGCGTGGCTTCCGCGTTGACCGCTACGCGGACACGGCCGTCGGCGTGATGGCGAAGGAAAGCGATGGCAGGGAATGGATCAGTGTGGTGACGTTGCACCCCGAGGTGACATTCTCGGGGGAGCGACACCCCTCGCGCGCAGAGATCGACGAGCTGCACCACGCATCGCACGGCGAGTGCTACATCGCGAACTCGGTGAAGACCGACGTCCGCTGTGAGGCGGTTTACCCTGATCGCGAATCTCGCGGCTGA
- a CDS encoding DUF4142 domain-containing protein translates to MLAGMMTILMMMQTQAPTPPPAVTEGRPVNSVQQAKVMPRTGDAVVLGTINAADANMIEASTLATTKGSNGAVKGYAATVLKDHQKSLTDGANLAKALNVVRVLPSDSMMARAQKAAMDKLNLLTGVAFDQAYLRYTIDAHDALLKKDVAALPAKAQRSEVRIFLADRQKMLRAHEEAGEKLLKK, encoded by the coding sequence ATGCTGGCTGGAATGATGACCATTCTGATGATGATGCAGACCCAGGCACCCACGCCGCCCCCCGCGGTGACGGAAGGGCGCCCGGTGAATTCGGTGCAGCAGGCCAAGGTGATGCCGCGCACCGGCGATGCGGTGGTACTCGGCACCATCAACGCTGCTGATGCCAACATGATCGAGGCGTCGACGCTGGCGACGACGAAGGGGAGCAACGGCGCGGTGAAGGGCTATGCCGCCACGGTGCTCAAGGATCATCAGAAGTCGCTCACCGACGGCGCCAACCTCGCCAAGGCGCTGAATGTGGTGCGGGTGCTGCCATCGGATTCGATGATGGCGCGGGCGCAGAAAGCGGCGATGGACAAGCTCAACCTGCTCACCGGCGTGGCCTTTGACCAGGCGTACCTGCGCTACACGATCGATGCCCACGATGCCTTGCTCAAGAAGGACGTGGCCGCCCTGCCGGCCAAGGCGCAGCGGAGCGAGGTCCGGATCTTCCTCGCCGATCGGCAGAAGATGCTGCGCGCGCACGAAGAGGCTGGCGAGAAGTTGCTCAAGAAGTAA
- a CDS encoding metallophosphoesterase — MKSRVVTLVILGTIVVLACKIPVNITPAPATATAEQVALSGASVMIGVGDIAVCGTDGDEQTARIVDSVLKADSAAKVASDEVFTLGDNAYPEGSASNFALCFAPSWGDSTKRILKKIHPTPGNHEHQTVGAAPYYQYFGNKAGSSKKGYYSYDVGEWHVIVINGEIIVNPSFSDAERKAQEDWVRNELKGPQKFCSMAYWHQPLFSTGWHGDSPSVRPMWQLLQDGGVDLILNGHDHDYERFHPQTAFGVIDSTKGMVEFVVGTGGGDLRGFRDNPRPTSAARVQGYFGVLKLTLGKGEFRSAFIDVNGRVWDPAGGKCHQDSTAAPKQSP; from the coding sequence ATGAAATCGCGCGTCGTCACACTTGTCATTCTCGGCACCATCGTGGTGCTCGCCTGCAAGATTCCGGTGAACATCACGCCGGCACCGGCCACCGCTACCGCCGAGCAGGTCGCACTGTCGGGGGCCTCGGTGATGATCGGGGTCGGCGACATCGCCGTCTGCGGCACCGATGGCGATGAACAAACCGCCCGCATCGTCGACAGTGTCCTCAAGGCCGACAGTGCTGCGAAGGTGGCCTCCGACGAGGTCTTCACCCTCGGCGACAATGCCTACCCGGAGGGCTCGGCGAGCAACTTCGCACTCTGCTTCGCGCCGTCGTGGGGGGACTCCACCAAGCGGATCCTGAAGAAGATCCACCCGACGCCGGGCAACCACGAACACCAGACCGTCGGTGCGGCGCCGTACTACCAGTACTTCGGCAACAAGGCCGGCTCGTCCAAGAAGGGCTACTACAGCTACGACGTGGGTGAGTGGCACGTGATCGTGATCAACGGCGAGATCATCGTGAACCCGTCATTCAGCGATGCCGAGCGGAAGGCGCAGGAGGATTGGGTCCGGAATGAATTGAAGGGGCCGCAGAAGTTCTGCTCGATGGCCTACTGGCACCAGCCGCTCTTCAGCACCGGCTGGCACGGTGATTCTCCTTCGGTGCGCCCGATGTGGCAATTGCTGCAGGACGGCGGTGTCGACCTGATCCTCAATGGTCACGACCACGATTACGAGCGCTTCCATCCGCAGACGGCTTTCGGCGTCATCGATTCGACCAAGGGCATGGTGGAGTTTGTCGTCGGAACCGGAGGCGGCGATTTGCGCGGCTTCCGTGATAACCCGCGGCCCACGAGCGCGGCGCGCGTCCAGGGCTATTTCGGTGTCCTCAAGCTCACGCTCGGCAAAGGCGAGTTCCGTTCCGCATTCATCGATGTCAACGGCCGTGTCTGGGATCCGGCAGGCGGCAAGTGCCACCAGGACTCCACGGCAGCTCCCAAGCAGTCTCCTTGA
- a CDS encoding DUF4956 domain-containing protein, with protein MGFFKRMMDALTLGSAKPIQRLVAYYLFLGAVIFVVCYFVPGAAALLFGGGHVAALTGNPDLLADGLAPAVKGGSVAVEGGLDLVITTLIVMFSTLALMLPVSWVFMSARRARDFSQSVVQTLVILPLVVAGIVLVVRTSLALAFSLGGIVAGLRFRTTTQDVRDMVYIFLGIGVGLAAGVQSLIVAAVLSVTFNFVVLMIWRYDFGRNVLEPTAASQWSEPLGDLAERDTALGVPDRDLILALSPKKAAVLAKRFDRVSKALGPTQKKPRFNAVLTVTTESVAEAQKRIELVLNVLARRWRLDQVITTEGKPAELYYLVGIRKSVTRDKMLTAIREGAGDAVNAVDLEVGEAASHEKQAAK; from the coding sequence ATGGGATTCTTCAAGCGGATGATGGATGCGCTCACCCTCGGGTCAGCGAAACCGATCCAGCGTCTGGTCGCATACTATCTCTTCCTCGGCGCCGTGATCTTCGTGGTCTGCTATTTCGTGCCCGGGGCGGCGGCACTCCTCTTCGGTGGAGGGCACGTCGCCGCGCTGACCGGGAATCCCGATCTCCTTGCGGATGGACTCGCTCCCGCGGTGAAAGGCGGGAGTGTCGCGGTCGAGGGTGGACTCGACCTGGTCATCACCACCCTCATCGTGATGTTCAGCACCCTCGCCCTGATGCTGCCGGTGAGCTGGGTCTTCATGTCGGCGCGACGCGCACGCGACTTCTCCCAGAGCGTCGTGCAAACCCTCGTGATCCTGCCACTGGTCGTCGCGGGGATCGTGCTCGTGGTGCGGACCTCCCTCGCACTCGCCTTCTCGCTGGGCGGGATCGTGGCGGGGTTGCGCTTCCGGACCACGACGCAGGACGTCCGCGACATGGTCTACATCTTCCTCGGCATCGGCGTCGGCCTCGCCGCCGGGGTGCAGTCGCTGATTGTTGCTGCGGTCCTCTCGGTGACATTCAACTTCGTCGTATTGATGATCTGGCGGTACGATTTCGGCCGAAACGTGCTCGAACCAACCGCGGCCTCACAGTGGTCCGAGCCGCTGGGCGATCTCGCCGAACGCGATACTGCACTGGGCGTGCCCGACCGCGACCTGATTCTGGCGCTCTCCCCCAAGAAGGCCGCCGTCCTCGCCAAGCGCTTCGATCGCGTCAGCAAGGCGCTGGGGCCCACACAGAAGAAGCCCCGCTTCAATGCCGTGCTCACGGTCACGACCGAATCCGTGGCCGAAGCGCAGAAGCGGATCGAGCTCGTCCTCAACGTCCTCGCCCGCCGCTGGCGCCTCGATCAGGTGATCACCACCGAAGGCAAGCCAGCCGAACTGTACTACCTGGTGGGGATCCGGAAGAGCGTCACGCGCGACAAGATGCTCACGGCGATTCGTGAAGGGGCAGGCGATGCGGTGAATGCGGTCGACCTCGAAGTCGGCGAAGCCGCATCGCACGAAAAGCAGGCCGCCAAGTGA
- a CDS encoding multicopper oxidase domain-containing protein has product MRQISLLLIATLTISACDTPRTTPAAPPASTKPAAAPAAPAASPAAVSHGEAPIGTPSTSPDRAADAPARTASRHRTVRLVTVHIRHEIAPGVMYDAWTFDSIVPGPTMRFTVGDTVDVTLVNGAPMPHSIDFHAAELAPDRAYRNVMPHDSVQFRFVPRVPGVFMYHCGTAPVASHIANGMYGALIIDPRVARSPAQEFVLVQSEFYLGPAAGADSIHGMNWDKVLNASPDYVVFNGVASRYATHPIPAALNKPIRLYVVNAGPNRISSFHVVGGIFDRVIADGFGRPFEGMQTWNVPVGGGAIFELRLVEAGLYPFVSHAFADATKGAVGVFRAQ; this is encoded by the coding sequence ATGCGTCAGATCTCGCTGCTCCTGATCGCCACGCTCACCATCAGCGCCTGCGATACCCCACGCACGACTCCAGCCGCCCCGCCCGCGAGCACGAAGCCGGCGGCGGCCCCGGCGGCCCCGGCGGCCTCCCCGGCCGCCGTCTCGCACGGGGAGGCCCCGATCGGGACACCCAGCACCTCCCCCGATCGTGCAGCCGACGCACCGGCTCGCACCGCGAGCCGGCACCGCACCGTGCGGCTCGTGACCGTGCATATCCGCCACGAGATTGCACCGGGCGTGATGTACGATGCCTGGACCTTCGATTCCATTGTCCCGGGCCCCACAATGCGCTTCACCGTCGGGGACACCGTCGATGTCACGCTCGTCAACGGCGCGCCGATGCCCCACTCCATCGATTTTCATGCGGCCGAGCTGGCACCGGATCGTGCCTATCGCAATGTGATGCCCCACGACAGCGTGCAATTCCGGTTCGTGCCACGGGTCCCTGGCGTGTTCATGTACCACTGCGGCACGGCACCGGTCGCGAGTCATATTGCCAACGGGATGTATGGCGCGTTGATCATCGACCCACGTGTGGCGCGCTCCCCGGCGCAGGAGTTCGTGCTGGTGCAGAGCGAGTTCTATCTCGGGCCGGCGGCGGGAGCCGATTCGATTCACGGGATGAACTGGGACAAGGTCCTCAACGCCTCGCCCGACTACGTCGTGTTCAATGGCGTCGCCTCCCGCTACGCAACGCATCCCATTCCGGCCGCCCTGAACAAGCCGATCCGGCTCTATGTCGTAAACGCGGGGCCGAATCGCATCTCATCCTTCCACGTGGTCGGCGGGATCTTCGATCGTGTCATCGCCGATGGATTCGGGCGGCCGTTTGAAGGGATGCAGACCTGGAATGTGCCGGTGGGTGGGGGCGCCATCTTCGAACTGCGACTGGTCGAGGCAGGCCTGTATCCGTTCGTGAGCCACGCCTTCGCGGATGCGACGAAGGGGGCAGTGGGGGTCTTTCGCGCACAGTGA
- a CDS encoding carbonic anhydrase — MIPAAEALQRLQDGNHRFVHEVRAQSRAGETRRHEVAAAQEPFAIILGCSDSRVPAEIVFDQGLGDLFVIRVAGNIVAPSQVGSVEFAAAQYNTRLVVVLGHSQCGAILATLDELLNHTEQKYRNLHSIVDRVRPSVAPLLETELRHDHEALVRQAVRANVRASVNQLRHGSELVERLSQKEGLRVVGAEYSLETGVVEFFEGME; from the coding sequence GTGATTCCCGCAGCTGAAGCGCTCCAGCGACTCCAGGACGGCAACCACCGTTTCGTACACGAGGTTCGGGCGCAGAGCCGTGCCGGTGAGACGCGCCGTCACGAGGTCGCCGCCGCGCAGGAGCCATTCGCCATCATCCTCGGTTGCTCCGACTCGCGCGTCCCGGCAGAAATCGTCTTCGATCAGGGGCTGGGCGACCTCTTCGTGATCCGGGTCGCCGGCAATATCGTCGCGCCATCGCAGGTCGGCAGCGTCGAGTTTGCGGCGGCCCAGTACAACACTCGGCTCGTGGTTGTCCTGGGGCACTCGCAGTGCGGGGCGATCCTCGCCACCCTCGATGAACTCCTGAATCACACCGAGCAGAAGTACCGCAACCTCCATTCGATCGTCGATCGCGTGCGGCCGTCGGTGGCACCATTGCTGGAAACCGAATTGCGTCACGATCACGAGGCGCTCGTCCGCCAGGCCGTTCGAGCCAACGTGCGCGCCTCCGTCAACCAGTTGCGACACGGATCCGAGCTGGTCGAGCGGCTCTCGCAGAAGGAAGGGTTGCGGGTCGTGGGGGCCGAATATTCGCTCGAGACCGGGGTCGTGGAGTTCTTCGAGGGGATGGAGTAG
- a CDS encoding helix-turn-helix transcriptional regulator produces the protein MVRLRIHEIMKARKISAYALSKATNLSYPTAYRLSRPGGEFGRLHSDTLDILCTYFELQPGKLLEWIP, from the coding sequence ATGGTACGGCTTCGCATTCACGAAATCATGAAAGCGCGCAAGATCTCGGCCTACGCCCTCAGCAAGGCCACCAACCTGAGTTACCCGACCGCGTATCGCCTCTCGCGCCCCGGCGGCGAGTTTGGTCGCCTGCACTCCGATACCCTGGATATCCTCTGTACCTATTTCGAGCTGCAACCCGGTAAATTGCTGGAGTGGATTCCCTAG
- a CDS encoding response regulator transcription factor, protein MPPAKPDPSVAPPGTPSISLVLIDDNRLLREGLVTMIHTQPGFKVLAAFADVEEAVEKVREVRPDVVLLDFGLADHDSLALAASVHSEVPSAYVIMMGLLPLQDDVADYVRAGASGFIMKDASFEEFFRTIREVAAGREILPPALTNSLFAQIARNAVRTSKARVLEGVRLTARERQVIDLLGEGLSNKEIAARLHIAVHTVKSHVHNVLEKLALRSRLEVAAFTHGGGGVSGSDS, encoded by the coding sequence TTGCCCCCTGCGAAGCCGGACCCGTCGGTCGCTCCTCCAGGCACCCCATCGATTTCCCTCGTCCTCATCGACGACAATCGCCTGCTCCGTGAGGGGCTGGTCACGATGATCCATACACAGCCCGGCTTCAAGGTGCTGGCGGCCTTTGCCGACGTCGAAGAGGCGGTGGAAAAGGTGCGTGAAGTGCGCCCCGATGTGGTGCTACTCGACTTCGGCCTCGCCGATCACGACTCCCTCGCACTTGCGGCCTCGGTGCACAGTGAGGTCCCCTCGGCCTACGTCATCATGATGGGGTTGCTCCCGCTCCAGGACGATGTCGCCGACTACGTTCGTGCGGGGGCCTCGGGCTTCATCATGAAGGACGCCTCGTTCGAGGAGTTCTTCCGGACCATTCGTGAAGTCGCCGCTGGCCGGGAGATCCTCCCCCCGGCGCTCACCAATTCGCTCTTCGCCCAGATTGCCCGGAACGCGGTCCGGACCAGCAAGGCGAGAGTGCTGGAGGGGGTCCGGCTCACGGCCCGTGAACGGCAGGTCATCGATCTCCTCGGCGAAGGGCTCAGCAACAAGGAGATCGCTGCCCGTCTGCACATCGCCGTGCACACGGTAAAGAGTCACGTCCACAACGTGCTGGAAAAGCTGGCGCTACGGAGCCGCCTTGAAGTCGCGGCGTTTACCCACGGAGGAGGGGGAGTCTCGGGTAGCGACTCGTAG